The Trachemys scripta elegans isolate TJP31775 chromosome 21, CAS_Tse_1.0, whole genome shotgun sequence genome has a segment encoding these proteins:
- the LOC117868700 gene encoding multiple epidermal growth factor-like domains protein 6: MATTREKHPVSGCNLLPLFPLLFTFFLTDIWHKGGPCPVSHFCPEGTGYPLPCLAGTYNNLTRQAACSPCAAGYYCPENTTSYHAYPCPPGFYCPKATRFATEFPCPRGYYNPDPMTQSLDSCLPCPPGHYCGKENLTAVSGKCDAGWFCVSAAWTAQPFDLDNYTNANCLCPATATGGKCMAGFYCPEGSLEPIPCPPGFYCHASGLSEPSGKCAAGFYCTGGAASSKPTDGATGNICPPGTYCTAGSTMPRLCPPGTFSNLQGQSMVSECQLCPSGFYCEGSGLSAPTGECWEGYYCDSSQGPVSDFTLYPCPQGFYCPPGTHQGTQYSCPSGTFGPRQKLKSIQECQRCPLGKYCEFPGLSAPTGACSEGFWCKGGARVRDPMDGVTGLPCPPGHYCLAGTPTPSLCPHGTWSSNEGNKNLRGCQHCPGGHYCNSTGLVVPSGHCSPGFYCIAGARTPTPTDGVSGAPCPMGHSCPLGTKNPIPCSPGTYMPQTHGEECYTCPEGKYCVPPQMPQFCPKGFFCPKGTGLDWQPCPPGTYNPERGLESSTGCRACDGGKFCLYHNATDVTGECWEGYYCAQGSDRPNPEARLQGQAGPCPPGHYCPKGTAVPKHCPVGTFSTRIKLSSEVGKCTG, from the exons ATGGCCACAACAAGAGAGAAACATCCAGTGTCTGGGTGCAATCTCTTGCCTTTGTTCCCACTGCTTTTCACTTTCTTCCTCACAGACATATGGCACAAAGGAGGCCCTTGCCCTGTGAGCCACTTCTGTCCAGAAGGGACCGGCTATCCCCTTCCCTGCCTTGCAGGAACTTATAACAATCTGACCAGACAAGCTGCGTGTTCGCCTTGTGCAGCTGGCTACTACTGCCCTGAAAACACCACCAGCTACCATGCCTACCCCTGCCCACCTGGCTTCTACTGCCCCAAAG CAACAAGGTTTGCCACTGAGTTTCCTTGCCCCCGGGGTTATTATAACCCTGACCCCATGACCCAGAGCCTGGATagctgcctgccctgtcccccagGGCACTACTGCGGGAAGGAGAATTTAACAGCCGTGTCAGGGAAGTGTGATGCAG GCTGGTTCTGTGTATCGGCTGCATGGACCGCACAGCCCTTCGACCTGGATAATTACACCAATGCCAACTGCCTGTGTCCAGCCACTGCCACCGGAGGGAAGTGCATGGCTGGGTTCTACTGCCCTGAGGGCAGCCTTgagcccattccctgccctccgGGGTTTTACTGCCATGCGTCAG GTCTGTCTGAACCCAGCGGGAAATGTGCCGCTGGGTTTTATTGCACAGGAGGAGCAGCCAGCTCTAAACCAACTGATGGTGCTACTGGGAATATCTGCCCCCCGGGCACCTACTGCA CTGCAGGGTCAACAATGCCTAGGCTCTGCCCACCTGGTACCTTTTCCAACCTGCAAGGGCAGAGCATGGTTTCTGAGTGCCAGCTTTGTCCGTCTGGATTTTATTGTGAAGGTTCTGGCCTCAGTGCCCCCACTGGAGAGTGCTGGGAAG GTTATTACTGTGACAGCAGCCAAGGGCCAGTCAGTGATTTCACCCTTTACCCATGCCCGCAGGGCTTTTACTGCCCACCCGGAACACACCAGGGAACTCAATACAGCTGTCCCTCAGGTACCTTTGGTCCCAGGCAGAAGCTGAAGAGTATCCAGGAATGTCAGAGATGCCCACTTGGAAAATACTGTGAGTTTCCTGGTCTCTCAGCCCCAACAG GGGCCTGCTCTGAAGGATTCTGGTGCAAGGGAGGTGCCCGAGTAAGAGACCCAATGGATGGAGTAACAGGGCTCCCTTGTCCTCCTGGGCATTATTGTCTTGCAG GAACACCCACTCCATCTCTGTGCCCACATGGCACCTGGTCCAGCAACGAAGGGAATAAGAACCTGCGGGGATGCCAGCATTGTCCTGGAGGACATTACTGCAATAGCACTGGACTGGTAGTGCCATCAGGACACTGCAGCCCAGG GTTTTACTGCATTGCGGGGGCCAGAACACCAACACCCACCGATGGCGTCTCAGGAGCTCCATGCCCCATGGGACACTCCTGTCCCCTGGGAACCAAGAatcccatcccctgctcccctGGCACTTACATGCCACAGACACATGGAGAAGAGTGCTACACCTGCCCAGAGGGTAAATACTGTGTCCCTCCTCAGATGCCACAATTTTGTCCTAAAG GCTTCTTCTGTCCCAAAGGAACAGGTCTTGACTGGCAGCCTTGCCCACCAGGGACCTACAACCCTGAACGAGGGCTGGAGAGCAGCACTGGGTGCAGAGCTTGTGATGGAGGGAAGTTCTGTCTGTACCATAATGCAACAGATGTGACTGGAGAGTGCTGGGAAGGCTACTACTGTGCACAGGGATCAGACAGGCCCAACCCAGAGGCCAGGCTCCAAG GTCAGGCTGGCCCTTGTCCTCCAGGCCACTACTGTCCAAAGGGCACTGCTGTCCCCAAGCATTGTCCTGTGGGAACCTTCAGCACAAGGATCAAGTTGAGCTCAGAGGTAGGGAAATGCACAGGGTGA